From the Paludibacterium paludis genome, one window contains:
- a CDS encoding TetR/AcrR family transcriptional regulator, translating to MTTTPLVAARGRPAVPEEELKRQVLRAAAHLLTTRGYAAATIEAVAREAGVAKKTVYRFVSNREELVGAIVGSWTDEFAGGFAAPDEAGLPAAERLALRLEAVARNVLCAEAVGMYRLLIGEFPGREAALADYARYGIERGRRFLAEWLAAEEETDPVMMADLLLSMCIAEPLRQMALGLCGPWPEGGGAARIRAAVSLWDAAR from the coding sequence ATGACTACGACACCTCTTGTTGCCGCCCGCGGGCGGCCCGCTGTTCCCGAGGAGGAACTCAAACGCCAGGTGCTGCGGGCGGCCGCGCATCTGCTGACTACGCGCGGGTATGCCGCGGCCACTATCGAGGCCGTGGCACGCGAGGCCGGCGTCGCGAAAAAAACCGTGTACCGCTTTGTGAGCAATCGGGAGGAACTGGTGGGCGCCATTGTCGGCAGCTGGACCGATGAATTCGCCGGTGGCTTTGCCGCGCCGGACGAGGCCGGCCTGCCGGCGGCCGAACGGCTGGCGCTGAGGCTGGAGGCGGTCGCGCGCAATGTGCTGTGCGCCGAAGCGGTCGGCATGTACCGCTTGCTGATCGGGGAGTTTCCGGGGAGGGAGGCCGCGCTGGCCGACTATGCGCGTTACGGAATCGAACGCGGGCGGCGTTTTCTCGCCGAGTGGCTCGCCGCGGAGGAAGAGACGGATCCGGTCATGATGGCCGATCTGCTGTTGTCGATGTGCATCGCCGAACCGCTCAGGCAGATGGCGCTCGGGCTGTGCGGTCCCTGGCCCGAGGGAGGGGGGGCGGCGCGGATCCGCGCCGCCGTGAGTCTCTGGGACGCCGCGCGCTAG
- a CDS encoding heavy metal translocating P-type ATPase — translation MNSSCFHCGLPVPADAAFPVTYRKHEHPACCAGCQAVAQTIIDSGLGDYYNHRTANSGQADPMPDELLQQLRLYDNDDLQRTFVHVGEDRIREASLIIEGITCAACVWLNEHHLLKLPGVMSVDINYTSHRARVRWDNETIQLSKILESIGHIGYRAHPYDASRQEALRLRERKQALNRLWAAGLSMMQVMMYAVPVYLASDGEIDLQFLWMLHWAAFLLTLPVILYSCTPFYRGTWRDLKRGRVGMDTPVTLGVLTAFIASTWALINKVEHGIYFDSVSMFVFLLLGGRYLETMARRKAGEATESLVKLLPAFAHHLPAGAGGPSAELPVSLIAPGMTLLIRPGETVPADALIEEGSSHADESLLTGEGRPVSKAPGDPVVAGSLNLDSPLVVRVTGSGESTRLAAIVRLLDQALAEKPRLARIADRYAGWFVALLLLMAGGSYLYWHAQDPDRALWIMVSVLVISCPCALSLATPAALTAASGHLARLGVLVTRGHTLETLARVTDAVFDKTGTLTTGRMTLLGHTGGDEALAIAVALESGSGHPIAEALRRACPQPALSATELAGVPGMGQEGVIDGRRWRLGRADYVAQLCDRPAESFCVPGHPAATTIVLGSEDGPAACFAIGDAIRDETMTVLNALRSRGIRPHLLSGDGQDAVVALAGHLGVDRWRARATPEDKLAYVEALQRDGARVLMVGDGINDAPVLARADVSLAMGGGTDVARASGDMVLINDRLDRIPDALTLSRKTLRIIRENLWWALGYNVIALPLAVAGHVTPWIASLGMASSSLLVVSNALRLIKRKS, via the coding sequence ATGAATTCAAGCTGCTTCCATTGTGGTTTGCCCGTCCCCGCCGACGCGGCGTTTCCGGTCACCTACCGCAAACACGAACACCCCGCCTGCTGCGCCGGATGTCAGGCCGTGGCACAAACCATCATCGACTCGGGTCTTGGCGACTATTATAACCACCGCACCGCCAACAGCGGACAGGCCGACCCGATGCCGGACGAGTTGCTCCAGCAACTCCGGCTCTACGACAACGACGATCTGCAGCGCACTTTCGTTCATGTCGGCGAAGACCGGATCCGGGAGGCCTCGCTGATCATCGAGGGTATCACCTGCGCCGCGTGCGTCTGGCTCAATGAACACCACCTGCTGAAACTGCCCGGCGTGATGTCGGTGGACATCAACTACACCAGCCACCGCGCGCGCGTGCGCTGGGACAACGAGACGATACAGCTCTCGAAGATCCTGGAGAGCATCGGGCACATCGGCTACCGGGCCCATCCGTACGACGCCTCCCGCCAGGAGGCGCTGCGGTTGCGCGAGCGCAAGCAGGCGCTCAACCGGCTCTGGGCCGCCGGCCTGTCCATGATGCAGGTCATGATGTACGCCGTTCCGGTGTACCTCGCGAGCGACGGGGAGATCGACCTGCAATTCCTGTGGATGCTCCACTGGGCGGCCTTCCTGTTGACGCTGCCGGTCATCCTGTACTCCTGCACGCCATTCTACCGGGGCACCTGGCGCGATCTGAAACGCGGACGCGTCGGCATGGACACCCCCGTGACACTGGGGGTTCTGACGGCGTTCATCGCGAGCACCTGGGCCCTGATCAACAAAGTCGAGCATGGCATTTATTTCGACTCGGTGTCGATGTTCGTGTTCCTGCTGCTGGGCGGGCGCTATCTGGAAACCATGGCGCGCCGCAAGGCCGGCGAAGCCACGGAAAGCCTGGTCAAACTGCTGCCGGCCTTTGCCCACCACCTGCCGGCGGGCGCCGGCGGACCGAGCGCCGAACTGCCCGTCAGCCTGATCGCTCCGGGCATGACTCTCTTGATCCGCCCCGGAGAAACCGTGCCGGCCGATGCGCTGATCGAGGAAGGATCGAGCCATGCCGACGAATCCCTGCTCACCGGCGAAGGCCGTCCGGTCTCCAAAGCGCCGGGGGATCCGGTGGTGGCCGGCAGCCTCAATCTGGACAGTCCGCTCGTGGTGCGCGTCACCGGCAGCGGCGAGAGCACCCGCCTTGCCGCCATTGTCCGGCTGCTGGACCAGGCGCTCGCGGAAAAACCGCGGCTCGCCCGGATCGCCGACCGCTACGCGGGCTGGTTTGTCGCGCTGCTGCTCCTGATGGCGGGCGGCAGCTATCTTTACTGGCATGCGCAGGACCCGGACCGCGCCCTGTGGATCATGGTTTCGGTTCTGGTCATCTCCTGCCCCTGCGCCCTGTCGCTCGCCACCCCCGCCGCACTCACCGCGGCAAGCGGACACCTGGCGCGGCTCGGCGTGCTCGTCACCCGCGGGCACACCCTGGAAACCCTCGCGCGCGTCACCGATGCGGTGTTCGACAAGACCGGAACGCTGACGACCGGACGCATGACCCTGCTCGGACACACCGGCGGCGATGAGGCGCTGGCCATCGCCGTCGCGCTCGAAAGCGGCTCGGGCCATCCGATCGCCGAAGCGCTGCGCCGGGCCTGCCCCCAGCCCGCGCTTTCGGCCACGGAATTGGCGGGCGTACCGGGAATGGGACAGGAAGGGGTCATCGACGGCCGGCGCTGGCGCCTGGGCCGCGCCGACTATGTGGCTCAACTCTGCGACCGGCCCGCGGAATCCTTTTGCGTGCCGGGTCATCCGGCCGCCACCACGATCGTGCTCGGCAGCGAAGACGGCCCGGCGGCATGCTTCGCCATCGGCGACGCCATCCGCGACGAGACGATGACGGTACTTAACGCGCTGCGTTCCCGCGGCATCCGCCCGCATCTGCTCAGCGGCGACGGACAGGACGCCGTGGTGGCCCTGGCCGGACATCTTGGCGTCGACCGGTGGCGCGCGCGCGCGACACCGGAGGACAAGCTCGCCTATGTGGAGGCGTTGCAACGCGACGGCGCGCGCGTCCTGATGGTCGGCGACGGCATCAACGACGCGCCGGTATTGGCGCGCGCCGACGTATCGCTCGCCATGGGCGGCGGCACCGATGTGGCGCGCGCCAGCGGCGACATGGTACTGATCAACGACCGGCTGGACCGGATTCCCGACGCGCTGACGCTGTCGCGCAAAACGCTGCGCATCATCCGGGAAAACCTCTGGTGGGCGCTGGGGTATAATGTGATCGCCCTGCCGCTGGCCGTGGCCGGCCATGTCACGCCCTGGATCGCGAGCCTGGGCATGGCCTCCAGCTCGCTGCTGGTTGTCTCCAACGCCCTGAGGCTCATCAAACGGAAATCCTGA
- the ccoS gene encoding cbb3-type cytochrome oxidase assembly protein CcoS: protein MESLYLLIPLSIAVAFLIGVIFWWATRSGQFDDLEGPSHRILMDDDGIDDSDETPPAS, encoded by the coding sequence ATGGAAAGTCTTTATCTTCTCATCCCGCTCAGCATCGCGGTGGCCTTTCTTATCGGGGTGATTTTCTGGTGGGCGACCCGATCCGGCCAGTTTGACGACCTGGAAGGCCCCTCCCATCGCATTCTGATGGACGACGACGGCATCGACGATAGCGACGAAACACCCCCCGCCAGCTAG
- a CDS encoding DAPG hydrolase family protein, whose translation MKTDTIARSHAIDAIDELLDPAPLRLETGLERLPDGRLLVAVRTDLHGCSGKMFDWWFTFFETTQHIAWWHPHDHVAHQGWDTNWKRGESYIGASIRAVESLGDIPPVQAVLKFHDPSVLFDPARLDDARARGDVSAAVYARIGFGERASLDEHGDPLDGQMVHLARDTPYGAVLRSRFYLGQSGGTPVPDEFGFGLMRHCYNEFTYLSRFLPSVYYGEHANGESAPLPW comes from the coding sequence GTGAAAACCGATACGATTGCCCGCTCGCATGCCATTGACGCTATCGACGAACTGCTCGACCCGGCACCGCTGCGCCTGGAAACCGGGCTTGAGCGGCTGCCCGACGGGCGGTTGCTGGTTGCCGTCAGGACCGACCTGCATGGTTGCAGCGGCAAGATGTTCGACTGGTGGTTCACGTTTTTCGAAACAACACAGCACATCGCCTGGTGGCACCCGCACGATCATGTCGCGCACCAAGGCTGGGACACCAACTGGAAAAGAGGGGAAAGCTATATTGGCGCCTCGATCCGCGCCGTCGAGTCGCTGGGCGACATTCCTCCGGTGCAGGCCGTGCTGAAGTTTCATGACCCCAGTGTCCTGTTCGACCCGGCGCGACTGGATGACGCTCGCGCGCGGGGCGACGTCTCCGCCGCCGTCTATGCGCGCATCGGCTTCGGCGAGCGGGCGAGCCTGGACGAACACGGCGATCCGTTGGACGGGCAGATGGTGCACCTGGCGCGCGATACACCCTATGGCGCCGTGCTGCGCAGCCGTTTCTATCTTGGCCAGTCGGGCGGCACGCCCGTTCCCGACGAGTTCGGATTCGGCTTGATGCGGCACTGCTACAACGAATTCACCTACCTGTCGCGCTTCCTGCCCTCGGTCTATTACGGTGAACACGCCAACGGCGAATCCGCCCCCCTGCCCTGGTAA
- a CDS encoding NAD(P)H-quinone oxidoreductase, protein MKAVVQREAGGSETLRLARIDKPILQDGQLLVRVMAAGVNRADIVQREGRYPAPPGASAILGLEVAGVVEEVRGMSRFQPGDAVFGLVPGGGYAEYAVLDDELAIPKPDSLSWTEAASLPEAWMTAWFNIVEVGAFREGERVLIHAGASGVGAAAIQLVRLLGGESLVSVGSSVKLDFCRSLGASQGWLRQDQPVFAELVRQWGGADLVLDPVGGARLSENLRAMNMDGRLVLIGLMGGAESAIPLGLVLMKRLTVRGSTLRNQPLNVRGRLALALEEHVLPAIAAGSVEVTVDSVFPIEAVADAHDWMECNNNLGKVVLSMENVMPS, encoded by the coding sequence ATGAAAGCAGTGGTTCAACGCGAGGCCGGGGGCTCGGAAACGTTGCGCCTGGCCAGAATCGACAAGCCCATCCTGCAGGACGGGCAGTTGCTGGTCAGGGTCATGGCGGCCGGCGTCAACAGGGCCGATATCGTCCAGCGGGAAGGGCGCTATCCCGCGCCACCCGGAGCGAGCGCCATCCTGGGACTTGAAGTGGCCGGCGTGGTGGAGGAGGTGCGCGGTATGTCGCGTTTCCAGCCGGGCGACGCCGTGTTCGGGCTGGTGCCGGGAGGCGGTTATGCCGAGTACGCCGTGCTGGATGACGAGCTGGCCATTCCCAAACCCGATTCGCTCAGCTGGACGGAGGCGGCGAGCCTGCCCGAGGCCTGGATGACGGCATGGTTCAATATCGTCGAAGTCGGGGCGTTCCGGGAGGGGGAGCGCGTATTGATCCATGCCGGCGCGAGCGGGGTGGGCGCGGCGGCGATACAATTGGTGCGCCTGCTGGGCGGGGAGTCCCTGGTCAGCGTGGGCAGTTCGGTCAAGCTGGATTTCTGCCGCTCCCTCGGCGCCTCGCAAGGCTGGCTGCGTCAGGATCAACCGGTGTTCGCGGAGCTGGTGCGCCAGTGGGGTGGCGCCGATCTGGTGCTCGATCCGGTTGGCGGGGCGCGCCTGTCGGAAAACCTCCGGGCGATGAACATGGATGGGCGGCTGGTGCTGATCGGCCTGATGGGCGGCGCGGAATCGGCCATTCCTCTTGGTCTGGTGCTGATGAAGCGGTTGACGGTGAGGGGGTCGACCTTGCGCAATCAGCCGCTCAATGTGCGCGGTCGGTTGGCGTTGGCGCTGGAGGAGCATGTGCTGCCGGCGATTGCCGCGGGCTCGGTGGAGGTGACGGTGGATTCGGTGTTTCCCATCGAGGCCGTGGCCGACGCGCATGACTGGATGGAATGCAACAACAACCTGGGGAAAGTGGTGCTTTCGATGGAAAATGTAATGCCATCGTAA